The sequence atcgtctgcattgtcttgtatagtgttatttatgtctgtacttttgagagtcacaaacagttgattccttgtgtgtcaacacacttggccaataaacctgattctgctTCTGATCACAAGCTGTCGGATTTAGACCAAATAGCACTGAATCAATTAAGAGTCAAGAGTCGACTCTTATCGGTGAGTTGTGTCAGACGATCTGATTCACTTTAAAAAGAGACGAATCTAATTGGTGAGCTGAGTCAAATGACCTGACTCACTTCAAAAAGAGTCGACTCTCATCGGTAGCTGCAGGTTAAATGAAAGTAATCCAGCTTTAAAGTTTTGTGGCGTTTGTTTCTGCAGTGCTGAGAAATGACAAAAGACCGGCATTCGCACCGCAGACCCACATGTCCTCCGGTCCGTTAGGAGGAGGCGGAGAAAATTCCATATACTATGTGCTGGTGGGAGCCGTCTGTCTGGGAGGCGGAGTTTATGTGAGTATCAGaccaattatttttattcttcaaaCCAAAAATTTGTTGGTTGAACCACAGGGTAAATTTTGAGCGAATGATTGTTGTGATTGTTTTTTGTCGAAGGCGTATCGTACGATTACGGGAGACAGCACGAGATACTCAGAGCGAATAAAAGAACTCGAGGGAAGGTCAAAAAAAGTGGCAGAACTTCCCACAGCTCCAGTAAAGACAGAACCAAAGGCCACAGGTAGGTCATGTGGGAGGAAACCCACTCACCCTGGGTTCACTgtctctggagtgtgtgtgtttatgtttgtgtgagtgtgtgtgtgtgtgtgtgtgtgtgtgtgtgtgtgtgtgtgtgtgtgtgtgtgtgtgtgtgtatttgtatgtgtgtgtgtgtatttgtgtgtgtgtatttgtgtgtatgtgtgtgtgtgtatgtgtgtgtgtgtatgtgtgtgtgtgtatgtgcgtgtgtatgtgcgtgtgtatgtgcgtgtgtatgtgcgtgtgtatgtgcgtgtgtatgtgcgtgtgtatgtgcgtgtgtatgtgcgtgtgtatgtgtgtgtatgtgtgtgtgtgtgaacactgtTATTGAGTTAGCGTTTCTGAGTTAGCCTAAATATagtatgtgtgtttacagtagGACTTATTCTCCAGAACTGATTCATGATGGATTATCaaaaatattctctctctttttattttaaccttttttaaaatattttttcactaaTTGTATTGCGATGTTCACACGCTGCATAATTAGACAGCACTTTGACGCTAAAGCAGgcgagaaagaaataaagacggataaaacaaaaatcttttctttctctcttgcagCAGAAGCAGTGACAGAACCAGCTGAAGGTGAGAATTAGTCCTtcatgcatgaacacacacacacacacacacacacacacacacacacacacacacacatatatacagtatatgtatcattaaacatatatataaacatttaaaaaaatccttggTGTCCAAGAATGTTCAATATATTCTTCACATCTTAATCAGTGCCTTACACCAGTCtgtttgctatttatttatttatttgtttgtttgtttgtttatttattttccacctcagtaatttttgtgtgtaaaagctCAGACTCTGTACCTTCTCTTGGCTTGACATTACATTCTCTCTGCTTCTTATGCATTAGCAGGTTTTGAGGCTCGATGTTGTTCAGATCCGttcttaataaaatgaaattttctGTTAGATGTCAGAATGGGGGGAAAACGCAGGCAGGTAGTCGGTAATTTCAGTCGCCTGGTCGTGTGGAACTGAAAAACGTAAACGGATAAAACCATGACACACTCTGAGTTCCCACAACCTGAAAAGATTATCCAGCAGGTAAAGTGTTTATAAATCCTACAGATAAATCCACTTGTATCCAATACAAACCTTTCCACAGCTTGTTAAAGACGTGTGGAAGACTTTTATTCTGGAAGCCGGTTACTTTTAATCAAGACACTTGAAAGCTCTAACCCTTGAGATGGGGTGTATAAACTTTTGCTCCAGGACTACAAAAGGTAGTGAATGTGTCTTAAGTGTTAAGTGATCGGGGTGCTGGAGCTGCCCTTTCTCCTGTGGTCCAGAAGCAGCACCGTCTTACTGACGCTGCGGAAGACGAACCATCAGGTCCTGTAGATGCACCACACATCACGGCTGTGCTTAGCATTTCCTGCCTCGCTAGCAGTCTGAGACACGGCCTGTACCTGAACCTGTGTACCTTGTGAACCCTCATGAACCGAGCACTTGTAGAACCCTTTCTCCTTTCACACCGTACCATGCGTTAAGGGAACACTGCCTGTCGAGTGTTGCATGTAACGAGCACGTCGATGGTTTTACACTGACCGTAGCTGCATGTAAATCTTTGCACCATGCGACTCACCATTTCTCTAACATGTTTGTACGTTTCCTGACGTCCTTTTTCCAACCGCCAACTTTGGAGGTGAAATTCACTCGTCACTCCATCGAACACTTTCCTTCTGAAacgtggttgttgttgttgttgttgttgttgttgttaacagTCCTGTCTCCTTTCCATCTCAAACTAACCTGAATATTGTCTCATGTTTGTGTACTTGGCTTCATGTGCAGTATCTTGGGTGGGATTTGATCgctttaatttgtgtgttttttttaaacacagtaaaCCATTTGATTGGTTTCTGGGCCATTTATATTACTTCCTACATGGATACTTGAGATACTCTGGATTTAAGTCGCCTGTCCGTTTGTTACGTTTCTCTTGCTGGACTTTTCTGTAAGCACGAGTAGATCACAGAACTACACAAGAACCTGCACCTGCTGAAAGGGATAAGAAGAAGAGAAGGTGCGTCGATTTCcaccttttatttttcctttgagTTTGACCTCTTGGTTTGCAGAGATGTCTTATAGGACAACAGGAAAAGGAAGCGGTTGCCGAGGCGACGGTACGAGCTTTGAGCCGTCTTTCGGATCGGAAGGACTTTCCAAAAATCTTTCGTTCAAATTTTTCAATCATCGTTCTCGTGTATGTGCTCCTTTGTGGTATTAGAATCCACGACCGACGATGTCTCTGAACCCGTACACGAGTCTTCGGTCGAAGAACCTTCACAAGAACCGACGCCACCTGAGTCTGTCCCAGGAGCTCTCGTGCCTGAGCAAGTTGAAGCAGAAGCTGCTTCTGAAACTGTTCCAGAAGACCTTACTCCTGAATCTGTCTTGGAAGACTCTGCGCCAGAACCTTCTGTAACAGGAGTTGCACCAGAAGCTTCCACTTCTACACCAGAACCTTCTGTAACAGGAGTTGAAGAACCTCCAGATCCTGTTGTTGAGAGCGGTAAGCCTGTTACTCCTGCATGGAGTCCCGAAGATGTATTTATAGTAGAACAAATGAAGGAGCTTCTGTGAACGTTAGATGTTACAATGTCGTATTTGGTTAATTATTTCTCCTCTTTTACGTGGCGTAAGAACCCACAGAGCCTGCGCCTGAAGCGGTGGCAGAAAGCGTGCCTGAGACTCCACCAGTATCCCACAGTGGTAAGAGTCCAGTTTTAACTGGATGGAAACCAAACAattttttaacataatgttGCCACTTTATTGGTGTCTCAATCTCAGGAGTCATTTTCATAGTGTGTCTTCATTACCTCATGTTGTTCACCCGAACCCACCggtcatgtgtttttttttttttgtcgtcgGGTCTTTTTGATGAAATGTGTGATAATTGTAACGCTAGCTGTTAATGCTAAGAACTCACACATGGGACTTAACCTTTCTTATGGAAATCCTGTTATCCTGAAGTTCTTTATCCCCCCACACTTAGCTTCGTCTTGAAGAGATGGACACTGTATTTATTGATGGACACTGTAACTACTACGGTATGTGGCCAGTGAACCTGCATGTCTTCATTTTAGAGCCTGAGCCTGTACCGGTTTCCAGTACTGCTGCCCCTGCAGAAGTCTCAGCTGCCCTACGTGAGGTCCCTGCACACGCCCCTTACCTCCTGATCGGTGGTGGAACTGCGTCGTTTGCAGCAGCGAGATCTATTCGTGCCCGTGACCCTGGTGCTCGGGTGAGTGATACACAAAAATTCTGGTTATTGTTTTCTGTCTAAATCAACCTACATGTCAGGAGCTACAGTAGGTACAGAATTGTCTCTGCCATTTTGGGAATTTTGCTTCGAACAAGAATAACAGTCGGGAGTGAGCGATCACGGCAGCGATAACTTCTAATCCCTGCCCCCAAAGTCTTGACGCTGCTCAGTGCTCGCAGAGTTGAATTGCTCATTAAGAGATTTATATGCACACATTTCTAACCAATTCCAATTCTAGAACAGTTTCTAACACCTTCTGATGTGAACGTCTTGTTTCACGTGCAGGTTTTGATCGTGACTGAAGAAGCCGAACTGCCGTACATGAGGCCTCCTCTGTCCAAAGAGCTGTGGTTCTCTGATGACCCCACTGTCACGGAAACGCTGCGCTTCAAACAGTGGAATGGCAAAGAGAGGAGGTGTGGGCGTGGATGTGTGGGCGTGGGCGTGGGTGTGTGGTCATGTGCGGGTGTGTGCGggggtgtgtgcgcgagtgtgcgggtgtgtgtgcgcgagtgtgtgcgctcgagtgtgtgtgtgcgtgcgtgagtgtgtgtgtgtgtgtaaggtctaTGAAAaagtttatacatatatatgttgAGAATTTATATATTCTTCTGTTCATTGTGACACAATGCAGTTTGTCAACTTTGCATTAacctacagtgtgtgtgtgtgtgtgtgtgtgtgtgtgtgtgtgtgtgtgtgtgtgtgtgtgattttcagcatttattttcagCCATCTTCTTTCTACGTGAACCCCAGTGAGCTAGAATTGGTGGAAAATGGAGGCGTGGCCGTGCTGACAGGCAAGAAGGTGAGAAATCTCTCACTTCACACACTTGTTTGAAGAGTTCTCCAAAAGCACGTATGAGCATAAGAGAAGCTTATTtggtgtctgtgcgtgtctgtgtgcgtgtctgtgtgcgtgtctgtgtgcgtgtctgtgtgcgtgtctgtgtgcgtgtctgtgtgcgtgtctgtgtgcgtgtctgtgtgtgtgtgtgtctgtgtgtgtgtctgtctgtgtgtgtgtctgtgcgtgtctgtgtgtttctgtgcgtcCTGTAGGTGGTGCACATGGACGTTAGAGAGAATAAAGTAAAACTGAGTGATGGTGTGGAGATCTCCTATGACAAGTGTCTGATTGCTACAGGTAaaaagacacacagtcacacacacacacaatggagcAGTTTTGTTGTGTCTGAGGCCCTGAAAAtgattgttatatatatatatatatatgtgtgtgtgtgtgtgtgtgtgtgtgtggcaggtgGAATTCCCAGGAACCTGCAGGTAATTGAGCGAGCCAGCGAGGAGGTGAAGAACAGGACTACACTTTTTAGGAAGGTGTGTAtcacataaacagatttatttcacgTCCTTTTTTTAACCAGGTTCTCCATCACACTTAACCCCattctttattttccttctcaCTGCTCTGCACAGATCGAGGACTTCAAAGCGCTGGAGAAAGTTTCCCGAGAGCTGAAGTCCATCACCATCATCGGGGGCGGCTTCCTGGGCAGCGAGCTGGCCTGCGCCTTGGGCAGGAgatgtgtgtacacacacacacacacacacacacacacacacacacagagccagcaGGCACATGGTGGAGAATCAGGTCAACACACTCGCACCATTGACGGGGCAACAATGTGAAGGCGGGATGAGTCAGAACTGTTTGCGACTCTGGAAGTGTGTCAGCTTTCAGAAGTCTGAGCCCTTTATAAACTGTTCATTATAGATATTATTTTAGATAGAACACAAATagatataaaatgagatataacagaaaaaaagacacaaaaataaaaaatgacaaagataCATTTCAGATAACAGATAATaccacatttacataaatatgttaaaaataaatacataaatatttggaaaaataaCCAGAAAAATCGACAATTTTAACAAGTCGAACaatgaaacaaattaaaaaatgaaatacatttaaaacaaaaaagtagaaaaacaatgaataaagaaatatgaaaaGTAAACAATTCAACATAATTAACATAAATCACACAAATGGAACACGACATCTTACAGAACTACATTTCTATACGATCTCAGATCCAGCGCTGTAATTTAGCAGGATTTAATTTTCCTTCACATTTTGTCTAAATTCTCGTCACGTCTcctgtgtgggtctctgtgtgtgggtctctgtgtgtgggtctctgtgtgtgggtctctgtgtgtgggtctctgtgtgtgggtctctgtgtgtgggtctctgtgtgtgggtctctgtgacGGTCTCTATGtggatctctgtgtgtgggtctctgtgtgtgggtctctgtgtgtgggtctctgtgtgtgggtctctgtgtgtgggtctctgtgtggatctctgtgtgggtctctgtgtgtgggtctctgtgtgtgggtctctgtgtgtgggtctctgtgtgtgggtctctgtgacGGTCTCTATGTGGatctctgtgtgggtgtctctgtgtgtgggtctctgtgtgtggatctctgtgggtctctgtgtgggtctctgtgtgtgggtctctgtgtgtgggtctctgtgggtctctgtgtgggtctctgtgtgtgggtctctgtgtgtgggtctctgtgtgggtctctgtgtgtgggtctctgtgtgtgggtctctgtgtgtgggtctctgtgtgtgggtcactgtgtgggtctctgtgtgtgggtcactGTGTGGGTCACTGTGTGGGTCACTGTGTGGGTCACTGTGAGGGTCTCTGTgagggtctctgtgtgtgggtctctgtgtgggtctctgtgtgtgggtctctgtgtgtgggtctctgtgtgtgggtctctgtgtgtgggtctctgtgtgggtctctgtgtgtgggtcactgtgtgggtctctgtgtgtgggtcactGTGTGGGTCACTGTGAGAATCTCACGCAATATCTCACTGATTCCCAAAATTCTTTAGCACTTGAGCTCAAAGAGAATCAAGGCTCGAGGTCTGAGATGGTACTGAGTGTACTTTATAAAGTCCTTcctcaagacccagttacctgACACGAGGAAATGAGCACAAAACCTGCCATACAACACAtttcacacctctctctctctctctctgactctctctctgtctctctctctctcactctctctctctctctgtctctctctctgtctgtctctctctctctctctctctctctctctctctctgtctgtctgtctgtctgtctgtctgtctctctctctctcactctctctctctctctgtctctctctctgtctgtctctctctctctctctctctctctctctctctgtctgtctgtctgtctgtctgtctctctctctctctctctctctctctctctctctctctctctctctctctctctctctctctctcactctcactctctctgtctctctctctctctagctcatGATCTGGGCCTGGAGGTGATCCAGATGTTCCCAGAGAAAGGGAACATGGCTAAAGTTCTACCTGAGTACCTGAGCAACTGGACCACAGAGAAAGTGAACAGAGGTGATAAAGAAACGGTCGATTATTAAcgaataataaagaataaacatgATCAGCAGCAGAGTTTGTGGAACTCTAAATAAATTCTCTAAATAAATTCTCTCCTCTTAAAgctaaaaaaacctttaaatacaataatattatAGTATAGAATAATCTAGATCTTTCCTGTTGAACTGTATGTCAGCACATTTCTGACTctcctgacctttgacctctgacAGAGGGCGTCCAGGTGCTGGCGGAGGCTGTGGTTAAGAACGTGTCCTATAAGGACGGGAAAGTGGAGATTAAACTAAAGGACGGGCGTCTGGTGAGTGAGCggcacagtgtgtgtggttttacaGCCTGTTGCTGACACTCAGCAGTTACTcaacacactgctgtgtgtgtgtgtgtgtgtgtgtgtgtgtgtgtgtgtgtgtgtgtgtgtgtgtgtgtgtaggtaaagACAGATCACATCGTGGCAGCCGTGGGTTTGGAGCCCAGTGTCGAGTTGGCGAAATCAGCCGGCCTGGAAATCGACTCAGACTTTGGAGGGTTTCGGGTGAACGCCGAGCTGCAGGCGCGCTCCAACAtctgggtggtgtgtgtgactgacttcACCTCACAGCTGTCTGCATCTACACCATAGTTGTTGTTCTCTACTTTATAGAGAACCAGCAATGAGTTCTGcagtctgtaacacacactgtattattaTGGACACTTTGCaatcttattgtgtgtgtgtgtacgtgtgtacaggCAGGTGATGCTGCATGTTTCTATGACATCAAACTGGGTCGGAGGCGGGTGGAGCATCATGATCATGCAGTGGTGAGCGGCAGACTGGCCGGAGAAAACATGACTGGAGCCAAAAAGCCCTACTGGCACCAGTCCATGTTCTGGTACGCGGTCActccgaacacacacacactcatacacacacatatttatgcacatttattgtttttattgtccaGTTATTAAACAgcactgactctgtgtgtgtgtcttgtgtgtgtgtgtgttaggagtgaCCTCGGCCCTGATGTAGGATACGAAGCCATCGGTATTGTAGACAGCAGCCTCCCAACTGTAGGAGTGTTTGCAAAAGCTACTGCCAAGGACACACCCAAAGCAGCTACTGAGCAATCAGgtacacacacttgtacagtAAAGCATGCTCgttcctctacacacacacacacacacacacacgtctttttTACATTACCTAGTTTTATGTTCTATTCTGTaagcactttgtgtgtgtgtgtgtgtgtgtgtgtgtgtgtgttcaggtacaGGAATCAGGTCGGAGAGTGAGACGGAGGCAGTTGCTGGAACACTTACCCCTGCTGCAACAACACCTGTCCCCCCCACATCGCAGGAGAATTATGGAAAAGGAGTCATCTTTTACCTGAGGGACAAAGTGGTGGTCGGTATTGTGCTGTGGAACGTATTTAACAGGATGCCGATCGCCAGGAAGGTAAACTCATTCACTGACTGACTCGCTCACGTGATTTACTCACGGACTTCTCACTTCTTCATAGACTCACTGGTTCACTCGCCCTCTGATTCACTCGCCCtctgactcactgattcactcgccctttgactcactgactcactcgccctctgactcactgactcgcTCACcatctgactcactgactcgcTCGccctctgactcactcactcgctcgccCTCCGACTCACTGACTCGCTCGCCCTCCGACTCACTCATTCGCTCGCCCTCCGACTCACTCATTCGCTCGCCCTCCGACTCACTGACTCGCTCGAACCCCGACTCACTGATTCGCTCGCCCCCCGACTCACTGATTCGCTCGCCCCCCGACTCACTGATTCGCTCGCCCCCGACTCACTGATTCGCCTGACTCACTGATTCGCTCGCCCTTCGACTCACTGTTTCGCCTGACTCACTGATTCGCTCGCCCTCCGACTCACTGATTcgcctgctctctctctctgtctgtttttatccaaACAAATGCTTTATCCTCATAAACAACTTTTTTCAGTATTCTGTCCATCATCAGCATCTGatgtgtttttcatgtttagATCATTAAGGATGGAGAGGAGCATGCGGATCTAAACGAAGTGGCCAAGCTCTTCAATATTCACGAAGACTAAACATGCACATCCGGTACTTGTGGAGCTGGGAGAACACTTCTGCagaaattaacacacacacacacacacacacacacacacacacacacacacacacacacacacacacacacacacaccacctggcCGTGAACTTTCTCAGACCTTCGGCTCTTCCTCCAGCCCTGCGGTTCAGTAATGGACTTGTCAGTTTGGTCCTGTTCAGGAAAACCTGTGGTTTATACGGGAACACTGTACATGTTTTCTAGTGAGGTCAGTAAACGTATAATTACGAACCTCTTGAGCCATTTCCCAGAGTCTCGACTTTCTGGCTGCATGAGGTGTTGAAACCCCAGTCAGGATCCACACCACGTTAGCCTGGTGTTCCAATACCGCTTTAAAACCCCTTTAGTTCCCTTCATGGTAAAAACACTACAGATGTggtcactgttttatttttctttttttaaaccagagaACATTTACAGAAAGAACAGTATATTTGAACCAGTGTTATATATTTGTTACTAAAAGTATGTATGTAAGATGTGATGTACAGGTTCTAGCATAGCTTCATCCACTGTTTTCAGGATTTGCATTATTGCTGATGTTGACATCCATCTGTGGGGTTAAACCAACAACGTTGAGGCGGAAGAGCGGATTTAAAGGAATGGCACTTAAACaaggggaagtgtgtgtgtctgtgtgtatgtgtgtgtgtgtgtgtgtaacagtgttggGACTCAGGGTGAAGCATCTCCTGAACATTTCATTGAATAAACGTGAGTGTGATTCTGATTGgggtttttcctttttaaacctCGAGAGTAAACTGCACAAACTCCTATCTCGTCTCTCCTGAGCCGTGTGACACGATTTGTTCATCTGATACTTGATTAAAACCACTTGTTTTTGAACTTGtcctttgtttattgtttgtttgtttgttttccgtCTCCTTACTGAGGTTCGTTTGGAGgtcaatgaagcaaatctagaATCAGTTTCACGGTTTCCATCAGACAGACATGTGGGGCATGCGGTagcccagtggttaaggtgttgggctaccaatcggaaggttgcgagttcgatcccaggtccaccaagctgccactgttgggcccctgagcaaggcccttaaccctcaaatgctcagctgtatcaaaaaaaaaatgagagaatgtaagtcgctctggatttAAGGGCATTCTGTGTGCTCTCTAAGCCCCGAGCATCAGAACCTTGTGTACAATCTGATTCGCTCGACTGTGGTGATGATCTGCGGAGGAAAATATtccactgattaaaaaaaaaaaataaaaatgtttctctGCCTTCTGCACATCTGTCTTTGTTCtggttgtctgtctgtcggtctgtacATCTTTCTCGATATCTCTCGTCTTCTGTCTCCGAATCTTTGTCACTTATAAgaactgtctctttctctctacctcTTTTTGTTTCTCACTCCTTCAGCATGttcttcttgctctctgtctctctgtttctctccctctgtttttTATAAACCTCAGGTCAGTGAGAGTCCAGGCAACATGAAATATACATCATCCTCCAGGGCCTCAGACATCCTAAACTCATCGTCTGCTCCTCAACAGTCGCGTGGcctttcactctgtgtgtgtgtgtgtgtgtgtttctcacttCGCTCCAAGGTCACTTCACATTATGCACGCTGTCTGGACAGTAGGATGTGCTTTAAAGTTTTGGAGGCTGGGTAAAGGTGCACATCACCACTTCTACCACCACGAATCATTAAATCAGCTACAGTCACACAGAATATTTCACACTGTGTTACGCTCCACGTATGACCGCAAAAGATCAATCTGCCTCCTGTCATGGAGGATCAGGGgctaaaaaaaagaatcctCAGCGGAGTGGAAGGCTACAGGTctgggatggagagagaaagtagagagagtgaaatgaaatgacaaCGAAGGTAAGGGAGCGAAGCCTTCGGGGTGCGTACGTGTCACAGTTGTTTATTCTTATAAATGTCTTTAAACGCATCACATGCCCTgatgcctgcacacacacacatacacacacacacacatctgcctcTGCTCCGGTTCCTTCAGCTAGTGTGACCAGcgagggagaaaagaaaagaaataaaggagggagagtgtgttaagacacacacacacacacacacacactgtaaaacttgCTGGCGCTTCTCAGAAAGCTTGATGTGGATTGTGAGTCCAGCAGTGTGGgaggagaagagtgtgtgtgcgtgggggAAGATCTTGGTCCTACGATTTTGGAGCACCACGTTTCATCAGGGAAGGAAGAGAGCAGAATGATCCCAAAACTGCAGAAGGTGGTGTggattttggtgtttttttggtTATGTGGAGTCGTCAGGTAAGGATTTTAAAT comes from Tachysurus vachellii isolate PV-2020 chromosome 26, HZAU_Pvac_v1, whole genome shotgun sequence and encodes:
- the aifm1 gene encoding apoptosis-inducing factor 1, mitochondrial isoform X2; this encodes MSYRTTGKGSGCRGDESTTDDVSEPVHESSVEEPSQEPTPPESVPGALVPEQVEAEAASETVPEDLTPESVLEDSAPEPSVTGVAPEASTSTPEPSVTGVEEPPDPVVESEPTEPAPEAVAESVPETPPVSHSEPEPVPVSSTAAPAEVSAALREVPAHAPYLLIGGGTASFAAARSIRARDPGARVLIVTEEAELPYMRPPLSKELWFSDDPTVTETLRFKQWNGKERSIYFQPSSFYVNPSELELVENGGVAVLTGKKVVHMDVRENKVKLSDGVEISYDKCLIATGGIPRNLQVIERASEEVKNRTTLFRKIEDFKALEKVSRELKSITIIGGGFLGSELACALGRRSHDLGLEVIQMFPEKGNMAKVLPEYLSNWTTEKVNREGVQVLAEAVVKNVSYKDGKVEIKLKDGRLVKTDHIVAAVGLEPSVELAKSAGLEIDSDFGGFRVNAELQARSNIWVAGDAACFYDIKLGRRRVEHHDHAVVSGRLAGENMTGAKKPYWHQSMFWSDLGPDVGYEAIGIVDSSLPTVGVFAKATAKDTPKAATEQSGTGIRSESETEAVAGTLTPAATTPVPPTSQENYGKGVIFYLRDKVVVGIVLWNVFNRMPIARKIIKDGEEHADLNEVAKLFNIHED
- the aifm1 gene encoding apoptosis-inducing factor 1, mitochondrial isoform X3 encodes the protein MFRCKTVWNKVAPAARASSSLCRQTGKRALLRNDKRPAFAPQTHMSSGPLGGGGENSIYYVLVGAVCLGGGVYAYRTITGDSTRYSERIKELEGRSKKVAELPTAPVKTEPKATAEAVTEPAEEPEPVPVSSTAAPAEVSAALREVPAHAPYLLIGGGTASFAAARSIRARDPGARVLIVTEEAELPYMRPPLSKELWFSDDPTVTETLRFKQWNGKERSIYFQPSSFYVNPSELELVENGGVAVLTGKKVVHMDVRENKVKLSDGVEISYDKCLIATGGIPRNLQVIERASEEVKNRTTLFRKIEDFKALEKVSRELKSITIIGGGFLGSELACALGRRSHDLGLEVIQMFPEKGNMAKVLPEYLSNWTTEKVNREGVQVLAEAVVKNVSYKDGKVEIKLKDGRLVKTDHIVAAVGLEPSVELAKSAGLEIDSDFGGFRVNAELQARSNIWVAGDAACFYDIKLGRRRVEHHDHAVVSGRLAGENMTGAKKPYWHQSMFWSDLGPDVGYEAIGIVDSSLPTVGVFAKATAKDTPKAATEQSGTGIRSESETEAVAGTLTPAATTPVPPTSQENYGKGVIFYLRDKVVVGIVLWNVFNRMPIARKIIKDGEEHADLNEVAKLFNIHED
- the aifm1 gene encoding apoptosis-inducing factor 1, mitochondrial isoform X1 codes for the protein MFRCKTVWNKVAPAARASSSLCRQTGKRALLRNDKRPAFAPQTHMSSGPLGGGGENSIYYVLVGAVCLGGGVYAYRTITGDSTRYSERIKELEGRSKKVAELPTAPVKTEPKATAEAVTEPAEESTTDDVSEPVHESSVEEPSQEPTPPESVPGALVPEQVEAEAASETVPEDLTPESVLEDSAPEPSVTGVAPEASTSTPEPSVTGVEEPPDPVVESEPTEPAPEAVAESVPETPPVSHSEPEPVPVSSTAAPAEVSAALREVPAHAPYLLIGGGTASFAAARSIRARDPGARVLIVTEEAELPYMRPPLSKELWFSDDPTVTETLRFKQWNGKERSIYFQPSSFYVNPSELELVENGGVAVLTGKKVVHMDVRENKVKLSDGVEISYDKCLIATGGIPRNLQVIERASEEVKNRTTLFRKIEDFKALEKVSRELKSITIIGGGFLGSELACALGRRSHDLGLEVIQMFPEKGNMAKVLPEYLSNWTTEKVNREGVQVLAEAVVKNVSYKDGKVEIKLKDGRLVKTDHIVAAVGLEPSVELAKSAGLEIDSDFGGFRVNAELQARSNIWVAGDAACFYDIKLGRRRVEHHDHAVVSGRLAGENMTGAKKPYWHQSMFWSDLGPDVGYEAIGIVDSSLPTVGVFAKATAKDTPKAATEQSGTGIRSESETEAVAGTLTPAATTPVPPTSQENYGKGVIFYLRDKVVVGIVLWNVFNRMPIARKIIKDGEEHADLNEVAKLFNIHED